A stretch of Terriglobia bacterium DNA encodes these proteins:
- a CDS encoding FAD-dependent oxidoreductase has translation MSHSRHEAFLRDVRYTNERTKHFQFQISNGHRFDFRPGQFISLDIELDGRKVRRPYSIASAPRSDNGFDLCLNMLPEGRVSSWLFNLKPGDRIGFSGPFGFFSLRQPLDPVLAFIATGTGIAPIRAMLQDLYSRPHGSEVWLIFGMRQERDILYREEFEKLAREHSRFHFVPTLSRPEPGWTGHTGYVQQHVVRYLAEQKGLHAYLCGLRKMIDDVAQEFRAMGYDPKALSYERYD, from the coding sequence GTGAGCCATTCCCGCCACGAAGCGTTTCTGCGCGATGTCAGGTACACGAACGAGAGGACGAAGCATTTCCAGTTTCAGATCTCGAACGGACATCGATTTGACTTTCGCCCGGGTCAGTTTATCTCACTCGACATCGAACTGGACGGCCGAAAGGTCCGGCGGCCCTATTCCATTGCTTCTGCGCCGCGTTCCGACAACGGATTTGACCTTTGCTTGAACATGCTTCCGGAAGGGCGCGTTTCCTCATGGCTGTTCAACCTGAAGCCAGGTGACAGGATCGGTTTTTCCGGCCCGTTCGGATTTTTTTCTCTGCGCCAGCCGCTTGATCCGGTGCTGGCTTTCATCGCCACGGGAACCGGCATTGCGCCCATCCGGGCCATGCTTCAGGATCTCTACAGTCGCCCGCACGGTTCTGAGGTATGGCTCATCTTTGGCATGCGCCAGGAGCGCGACATCCTTTACCGTGAGGAATTTGAGAAGCTGGCCAGGGAGCATTCCCGTTTCCATTTTGTGCCCACCCTCAGCCGCCCCGAACCCGGCTGGACTGGCCACACCGGCTACGTGCAGCAGCACGTTGTCCGCTATCTGGCGGAGCAGAAGGGTCTTCATGCCTATCTTTGCGGGCTGCGCAAGATGATTGACGACGTGGCACAGGAATTCCGAGCCATGGGGTATGACCCCAAGGCCCTCAGCTACGAAAGGTACGATTAG
- a CDS encoding carbonic anhydrase translates to MTPTHPNSASDPVQPQAVADEIWTDLMEGNRRFREGKEAPRELARRRAELANHQNPRVIVLACSDSRVCPSLIFDKNLGDLFVIRTAGNVADCVALGSIEYAAEYLQSRVLLVLGHEHCGGVAAAAGKKLPSSNLQSIVDRIRPAFDSVKGKASGDKLLRLAERANVHQSASDILRNSALLQQKVSDGKLSVIKAIYQLSSGQVIRLPD, encoded by the coding sequence ATGACTCCAACCCACCCAAATTCTGCTTCAGACCCCGTCCAGCCTCAGGCCGTCGCGGATGAAATCTGGACTGACCTCATGGAGGGCAACCGGCGCTTCAGGGAAGGAAAAGAGGCGCCGAGGGAACTCGCCCGTCGTCGAGCGGAACTTGCCAATCACCAGAACCCGCGGGTTATCGTTCTGGCGTGTTCGGACAGCCGGGTATGCCCCAGCCTGATCTTCGACAAGAATCTGGGCGACCTTTTTGTTATTCGGACGGCGGGCAACGTGGCCGATTGTGTGGCCCTGGGCAGCATTGAGTATGCGGCGGAGTATTTGCAGTCCAGGGTCCTTCTGGTACTTGGCCACGAGCACTGCGGAGGAGTGGCGGCGGCAGCGGGGAAGAAGTTGCCGTCCTCTAATTTACAATCCATCGTGGACAGAATTCGCCCCGCTTTCGACAGCGTCAAGGGCAAAGCCAGCGGAGACAAGTTACTCAGGCTGGCCGAGCGGGCTAACGTCCACCAGAGCGCATCTGACATCCTGCGCAACAGTGCGCTGCTTCAGCAGAAAGTGTCGGACGGGAAGCTTTCCGTTATCAAGGCCATCTACCAACTGAGTAGCGGGCAGGTCATTCGCCTGCCGGATTAG
- a CDS encoding protein kinase → MQGNTVSHYRILKKLGGGGMGVVYKAEDTTLGRFVALKFLPLEASERSGEFTLPPTGSGDPARAGSPHGGVKPPLPSNRTALERFQREARAAAALNHPNICTIYEVGEHEGQPFIAMELLEGQTLKNRLAVGASLAPAQGRPQGAPLQIDQMLDLAIEIADALDAAHQKGIIHRDIKPANIFVIPRGGTVQAKVLDFGLAKLTVGAGLAPAQGRPQGAPLPGSPADAPTATLDREHLTSPGATVGTVAYMSPEQARGEALDARTDLFSFGAVLYEMATGRQAFSGETTAVIFHKILAEDPAPVTRLDPDLPEKLEEIIAKCLEKDRDLRYQHASDIRTDLKRLKRDTGSGRGTGAPARASKEHGQSARATTAADAEDGGTKPPMQSAASGTQQISSDSQVVAALVKRHRKSLFGGLAAVVVLAAILVYWLMPPLPPPSVSDFVQLTHDGLPKGLRGTDGSRLYFLEQIPNSLNAVAQVLVSGGDVAPIPLPLPTMWLLGVSSIGSDLLLEDMQGVYSGPIGQEGPFWALPAIGGSPRRLADALGHDAAWSTDQNKLVYAKGKDLYLASGDGTDSRRLVSLEGAAFALAWSPDGSEIRFSADDPKTQLSSIWQISADGGNLHQLLPGWHPGAAGCCGKWTPEGKYFIFVSDGQIWAIRETGSFLRKVNHEPMQLTSGAITYGEPLPGKDGKKLYTVAGLARGELDRYDAKSRHFVPFLSGISASCVNFSRDKQWVTYVSYPEGNLWRSRTDGSQRLQLTFPPMAAILPRWSPDGKEIAFVGGSPNQTTKIYLVSAGGGTPRQVTQGNTNENDVTWSPEGNSIIFNTEPQTGEAIASAVFELDLKSGKQTRLPGSEGLYSARWSPDGRYVVATPPDNKNMVIFDFSSQKWTQLTSLPQQTWEEWSHDGQFVYFWGTSAKGEPAIYRVRVSTRKVEEIVSLKDFRQAPGLFGGWVGLNPDDSPLLVKDTGTQDIVSMDFHAP, encoded by the coding sequence GTGCAAGGCAATACCGTTTCCCACTATCGCATTCTTAAAAAGCTCGGCGGCGGAGGCATGGGTGTGGTGTATAAGGCCGAGGACACCACGCTCGGGCGATTCGTCGCGCTGAAGTTTTTGCCCTTAGAGGCGTCGGAACGTAGCGGCGAGTTCACCTTGCCACCGACAGGTAGCGGCGATCCCGCTAGGGCGGGATCGCCACATGGCGGCGTAAAGCCGCCGCTACCCTCCAACCGCACTGCCCTCGAACGCTTCCAGCGTGAGGCGCGCGCCGCGGCGGCTTTGAACCACCCCAACATCTGCACGATTTACGAAGTGGGCGAGCACGAAGGCCAGCCGTTCATCGCCATGGAGCTGCTGGAAGGCCAGACGCTGAAGAACCGGTTGGCCGTAGGGGCGAGCCTTGCGCCCGCCCAGGGGCGCCCACAAGGGGCGCCCCTACAGATTGACCAGATGCTCGACCTGGCCATCGAAATCGCCGACGCGCTCGACGCCGCGCATCAGAAAGGCATCATCCATCGCGACATCAAACCGGCCAATATTTTTGTCATCCCGCGAGGCGGGACGGTCCAGGCGAAGGTTCTCGATTTCGGTTTGGCAAAATTGACTGTAGGGGCGGGCCTTGCGCCCGCCCAAGGGCGCCCACAAGGGGCGCCCCTACCGGGATCACCCGCAGATGCTCCCACCGCCACCCTTGACCGCGAGCATCTTACCAGCCCCGGCGCGACGGTGGGCACGGTGGCTTACATGAGCCCGGAGCAGGCGCGAGGCGAAGCGCTCGACGCCCGCACGGACCTGTTCAGCTTCGGCGCGGTGCTCTATGAGATGGCCACAGGCAGGCAAGCGTTCAGCGGCGAAACGACGGCGGTGATTTTCCACAAGATTCTTGCCGAAGACCCAGCGCCGGTCACTCGGCTCGACCCGGACCTCCCGGAGAAGCTTGAGGAGATCATCGCCAAGTGCCTGGAAAAAGATCGCGATCTCCGTTACCAGCACGCCTCCGACATACGAACCGACCTCAAGCGTCTGAAGCGCGACACGGGCTCGGGCCGTGGCACGGGCGCTCCCGCCCGTGCTTCCAAAGAGCACGGGCAAAGTGCCCGTGCCACGACTGCCGCAGACGCCGAAGATGGCGGCACAAAGCCGCCGATGCAGTCCGCCGCCTCCGGCACTCAGCAGATTAGTTCCGATTCACAGGTTGTCGCGGCCCTTGTCAAACGTCACAGGAAGTCTCTCTTCGGCGGGCTGGCAGCGGTTGTCGTCCTCGCGGCAATCCTGGTCTACTGGCTGATGCCACCCCTGCCGCCGCCCAGCGTTTCAGACTTTGTCCAGCTTACCCATGACGGGCTTCCGAAAGGATTGAGGGGCACCGATGGCTCGCGGCTTTATTTTCTGGAGCAAATCCCCAACAGCCTGAATGCGGTCGCTCAAGTGCTGGTGAGCGGAGGAGATGTTGCGCCCATCCCTCTGCCCTTGCCAACTATGTGGCTCTTAGGTGTGTCGTCAATCGGATCCGACTTGTTGCTGGAAGACATGCAAGGCGTATACTCAGGCCCTATTGGCCAGGAAGGCCCGTTCTGGGCGCTTCCGGCTATCGGCGGCTCGCCGCGGCGCTTGGCCGACGCACTCGGCCATGATGCAGCATGGTCCACGGACCAGAATAAGCTGGTGTACGCGAAGGGGAAAGACCTTTACCTTGCCAGTGGAGACGGAACGGATTCCCGCAGACTTGTTTCCCTCGAAGGCGCAGCGTTCGCGCTTGCATGGTCGCCCGATGGAAGCGAGATCCGGTTTTCTGCTGACGATCCCAAGACCCAGCTCAGCTCAATCTGGCAGATCTCGGCCGATGGCGGAAATCTTCACCAACTACTTCCTGGCTGGCATCCTGGCGCAGCCGGGTGTTGCGGCAAATGGACGCCTGAGGGAAAGTACTTTATTTTCGTCTCTGATGGCCAGATCTGGGCCATCCGCGAGACCGGCAGCTTCCTGCGTAAAGTCAACCACGAACCTATGCAGCTCACGTCTGGAGCCATTACGTATGGCGAGCCACTGCCCGGAAAAGACGGCAAGAAATTGTACACGGTGGCGGGGCTTGCTCGCGGCGAGTTGGACCGTTACGACGCGAAGTCCCGCCATTTTGTGCCGTTTCTTTCAGGCATTTCAGCTAGCTGCGTAAACTTCTCACGCGACAAACAGTGGGTGACCTACGTCAGTTATCCCGAAGGAAACTTATGGCGGAGCAGGACCGATGGAAGCCAGCGGCTCCAGCTCACATTTCCGCCAATGGCCGCCATCTTGCCTCGCTGGTCGCCCGATGGCAAGGAGATTGCCTTCGTGGGAGGATCTCCGAACCAGACCACGAAAATCTACCTCGTCTCCGCTGGCGGAGGTACGCCGAGGCAAGTGACGCAGGGCAATACCAATGAAAACGACGTGACGTGGTCGCCGGAGGGGAATTCGATCATTTTCAATACCGAGCCTCAGACGGGTGAAGCAATTGCCAGCGCCGTCTTTGAGCTGGATCTGAAAAGCGGAAAGCAGACCAGGCTGCCTGGATCGGAAGGTCTTTATTCGGCTCGCTGGTCTCCTGATGGCCGGTACGTGGTGGCGACTCCGCCTGATAATAAGAATATGGTGATCTTTGATTTTTCCAGCCAAAAGTGGACCCAACTGACCTCGTTGCCGCAGCAGACATGGGAAGAGTGGTCGCACGACGGCCAGTTCGTCTACTTCTGGGGGACATCGGCGAAAGGCGAGCCGGCAATTTACCGGGTGCGTGTCAGCACGCGAAAGGTCGAAGAAATCGTAAGCCTCAAGGACTTCCGCCAGGCCCCCGGCCTCTTTGGCGGATGGGTGGGGCTCAACCCGGACGATTCGCCTCTGCTCGTAAAAGACACCGGCACGCAGGATATTGTCTCCATGGATTTTCACGCGCCGTAG
- a CDS encoding alkaline phosphatase family protein: MGSRKQLRPSAGIPSLALVLAALILATSACSHKATLPVKNQVVVLGFDGMSPDLAAKWMQEGKLPNFARLAQTGTFAKLGTTNPPESPVAWAAFATGLNPGGTGIYDFLARDPQTYLPRIGLVAQEKPKFLFGLIPIKGPKVTNQRHGTPFYEEAADAGYKTTVLRMPLEFPPTPVPGGKLMAGLGVPDIRGTWGTFFYFASNLPAEEAGSTEFGGMLVRLEMNGRSAKSEISGPVDPTTDEYKRISIPVEFQLSPDGKSVAIQLDGQSETVASGHWSNWFSEKFPINMFMSVRAISRFYVLESSPNLRIYMSPLNIDPKDPALAVTYPAGWSKQLAQKWGDFKTLGWWHDTWALNEERIDEGVFLQDLFHTMDKLTRMLLDQLQNNPPSLMVTVYTSTDSVQHMFWRLTDPSSPRYDPALAKKYGDAILQVYQAADKVVGEVEKNMKPGATLIVVSDHGFHAFNYGFNTNTWLVKNGYMVLKNPEAQDNQYSLENLYSHSNFFPNVDWSRTKAYALGLGQIYLNIYGRERYGIIEPGQQARQVEEEIRARLLAFRDPRTNKPVLEDVSLGHEIDHGAYVNQAPELQLNFLPGYRTSWETSLGAIPPDIVVPNTRKWSGDHCASDPKDTQAVLFINRKLDSSDPSLMDVAPTVLKLLGAHSSEKFDGKPWTLSPAATAQAQR; the protein is encoded by the coding sequence TTGGGCTCGCGAAAACAACTGAGACCGTCCGCCGGAATTCCTTCCCTGGCGCTTGTGTTGGCCGCTCTCATCCTGGCCACTTCCGCGTGCAGCCACAAAGCTACCCTTCCTGTTAAGAACCAGGTTGTCGTTCTCGGCTTCGACGGAATGTCGCCCGATCTTGCCGCCAAGTGGATGCAGGAAGGCAAGCTGCCGAACTTCGCGCGTCTGGCCCAGACCGGCACTTTCGCAAAGCTGGGAACCACCAACCCTCCGGAATCGCCCGTGGCCTGGGCGGCATTCGCGACAGGATTGAATCCGGGCGGGACCGGCATCTACGATTTTCTTGCGCGCGACCCTCAGACTTATCTTCCCCGGATCGGCCTGGTAGCCCAGGAAAAACCCAAATTCCTTTTTGGCCTGATTCCCATCAAGGGCCCCAAGGTCACCAACCAACGGCACGGGACTCCTTTCTATGAGGAGGCCGCCGATGCCGGTTACAAGACCACGGTGCTTAGGATGCCGCTCGAATTCCCGCCCACACCGGTGCCCGGCGGCAAGCTGATGGCGGGGCTGGGCGTTCCTGACATCCGCGGGACCTGGGGCACATTCTTCTACTTTGCTTCCAACCTGCCTGCGGAAGAGGCCGGCAGCACCGAATTCGGCGGGATGCTGGTCCGCCTGGAAATGAACGGCCGCAGCGCCAAAAGCGAAATCTCAGGACCGGTCGATCCCACAACCGATGAGTACAAGCGGATTTCAATCCCGGTGGAATTTCAGTTGTCGCCGGATGGCAAATCGGTCGCCATTCAACTGGACGGCCAGTCGGAAACAGTCGCCAGCGGCCACTGGAGCAATTGGTTCAGCGAAAAGTTTCCCATCAATATGTTTATGTCGGTCCGCGCCATCAGCCGGTTTTACGTTCTCGAGTCATCGCCCAATCTGCGGATCTACATGTCGCCGCTAAACATCGATCCGAAGGACCCCGCTCTGGCAGTCACTTATCCCGCCGGCTGGAGCAAGCAACTGGCCCAGAAGTGGGGAGACTTCAAGACGCTCGGCTGGTGGCACGACACCTGGGCGCTGAACGAGGAGCGCATCGACGAAGGCGTATTTCTCCAGGACCTGTTCCACACCATGGATAAGCTGACCAGGATGCTGCTGGACCAGCTCCAGAACAATCCTCCCAGCCTGATGGTGACCGTCTACACCAGCACGGATAGCGTCCAGCACATGTTCTGGCGGCTGACCGATCCCTCGAGCCCCCGCTACGATCCCGCGCTTGCAAAAAAATACGGAGACGCCATCCTGCAGGTGTACCAGGCGGCGGACAAAGTGGTGGGCGAAGTTGAGAAAAACATGAAGCCCGGCGCCACGCTGATTGTCGTTTCCGACCACGGTTTCCACGCCTTCAACTACGGCTTTAACACGAACACGTGGCTGGTGAAGAACGGCTACATGGTCCTCAAGAATCCCGAGGCACAGGATAACCAGTACAGCCTGGAAAACCTCTACAGCCACTCCAACTTCTTCCCCAACGTTGACTGGAGCCGGACCAAAGCCTACGCGCTCGGCCTGGGCCAGATCTATCTGAACATTTACGGGCGTGAGCGTTATGGCATCATCGAGCCCGGCCAGCAGGCCCGCCAGGTGGAAGAAGAAATCCGCGCCAGGCTTCTGGCGTTCCGCGACCCGCGCACCAACAAGCCCGTGCTTGAAGACGTTTCACTGGGCCATGAAATTGACCATGGGGCCTACGTCAATCAAGCGCCCGAACTTCAGCTCAATTTTTTGCCCGGTTATCGGACTTCCTGGGAAACCTCGCTGGGAGCCATCCCGCCCGACATTGTGGTTCCCAACACGCGCAAGTGGAGCGGCGACCATTGCGCCTCCGACCCAAAAGACACCCAGGCGGTACTCTTTATCAACCGCAAACTCGATTCCTCCGATCCCAGCCTCATGGACGTTGCGCCTACCGTCCTCAAGCTGCTCGGCGCGCATTCTTCCGAAAAGTTCGACGGCAAACCCTGGACGCTTTCACCCGCTGCAACGGCACAAGCTCAACGCTAA
- a CDS encoding aldo/keto reductase: MQKRKLGKSTLEVSAIGLGCMGMSFGYGPAADKKEMISLIQAAVERGVTFFDTAEVYGPFTNEKLVGEALAPFRGQVVIATKFGWEANPADGGKWNALNSRPEHIKQVAEASLKRLKVDAIDLFYQHRVDLNVPIEDVAGTVKELIQEGKVKHFGLSEAGAQTIRRAHAVLPVAALQSEYSLFWREPEETVMPTLEELGIGFVPFSPLGKGFLTGKIDADTKFDSTDFRNSVPRFSPENRKANQALVDLVRSFAEQKKVTPAQIALAWLLAKKPWIVPIPGTTKLARLEENLGAAQVELTPGDVRALEDASSKIRLAGARYPKNLEQLVGR; this comes from the coding sequence ATGCAAAAACGCAAACTTGGAAAAAGCACCTTGGAAGTCTCGGCCATTGGACTCGGCTGCATGGGGATGAGCTTTGGCTATGGCCCTGCCGCCGACAAGAAGGAGATGATCTCCCTCATACAAGCCGCAGTCGAGCGTGGCGTCACATTCTTCGACACCGCCGAAGTTTACGGCCCGTTCACCAATGAAAAACTTGTGGGCGAAGCTCTTGCTCCGTTCCGTGGTCAGGTAGTGATCGCGACGAAGTTCGGCTGGGAAGCCAATCCCGCTGACGGCGGAAAATGGAATGCTCTCAACAGTCGGCCGGAGCACATCAAACAGGTCGCGGAGGCGTCGCTGAAGCGGTTGAAGGTCGATGCCATCGATCTGTTCTATCAACATCGCGTTGATTTGAACGTGCCCATCGAAGATGTTGCGGGAACAGTGAAGGAACTCATCCAGGAAGGAAAGGTTAAACATTTTGGGCTTTCAGAAGCAGGAGCGCAGACCATCCGCCGTGCACACGCTGTTCTGCCCGTCGCTGCGCTTCAGAGCGAATACTCGCTGTTCTGGCGAGAGCCCGAGGAGACGGTAATGCCAACGCTTGAAGAGCTTGGGATTGGCTTCGTTCCGTTTAGCCCGCTCGGCAAAGGCTTCCTGACAGGCAAGATCGACGCAGACACGAAGTTCGATAGCACTGATTTCCGCAACAGCGTTCCAAGGTTCAGCCCGGAGAATCGCAAAGCGAACCAGGCATTAGTCGATTTGGTGAGGTCCTTCGCAGAACAGAAGAAGGTGACCCCTGCGCAAATCGCACTCGCCTGGCTGCTTGCGAAGAAACCGTGGATTGTTCCGATTCCGGGCACAACGAAGCTGGCTCGACTGGAAGAAAATCTCGGAGCAGCGCAGGTTGAGCTAACCCCCGGCGATGTGCGCGCCCTCGAAGACGCCTCCTCAAAGATCAGGCTTGCAGGAGCTCGTTATCCGAAGAACTTGGAACAGTTGGTAGGCCGGTGA